In one window of Tenacibaculum mesophilum DNA:
- a CDS encoding endonuclease, with protein MKHKLLFFFLIASLAVFSQIPSYYNDVNLNLSGSALKNELATKIINTHTTNLSYTPGVWNALKQTDLDPNDASKVLLIYGYSDTDGNYVTDRTRDKEANGGSAGTQWNREHVYPKSLGSPNLGTSGPGADAHHLRAADISFNSQRSSKKFADGSGNAGNVSGGWYPGDEWKGDVARMMMYMYLRYGNQCLPTGVGTGSTMASDSNMLTLFIQWNVDDPVSDFEKQRNPILEGIQGNRNPFIDNPAFATEIWGGPQAEDLFGGGSGSDTQAPTAPSNLAASNITETKVDLTWSASTDNVGVSGYDVYNGATKIATVTTTSYSVTGLTAATNYTFSVKAKDAAGNQSTSSNSVSVTTNTSSGGGNGTATDLLISEYVEGSSNNKAIEIANFTGASVNLSGYSLKKAANGGGWTNTLTLSGQLTNGDVYVIANSSASSTILNKADRTDTGVISFNGNDAVGLFKGSTLIDLIGDPNSSSTFAQDKTMQRKSSVTSPNSAYTTSEWDILTKDTFSGLGNHNIDGGTSTPDTTAPSAPTNVAASNITQTSVNLSWTASTDNIDVTGYDIYQGSSKIATVTTTSYSVSGLTASTSYTFSVKAKDAANNISSSSNMVNVTTLANTISYCSTKGNNVNYEWIDNVVIGGISNATSANGGYADFTSLTGNLPYGSNTIVVSAGFASSSYTEYWKVWIDFNKNGTFESSEEVVSGSSSSSGNLSYNFSVPASALAGTTRMRVSMKWNAAPSACETFSYGEVEDYTVNIGSSSKGLGYNNITIDGKLGNEASIFDASVSPNPSVDFIKINLADDRDATFKITNLAGQQVLAGKVTHKSLDVSSLHNGIYILEVNDSQKSFTKKIIKK; from the coding sequence ATGAAACACAAACTACTCTTCTTCTTTTTAATAGCTTCATTAGCTGTTTTTTCACAAATTCCTTCATATTATAACGATGTTAATTTGAATTTATCTGGTTCAGCATTAAAAAATGAGCTCGCTACTAAAATTATTAATACACATACAACAAACCTATCATACACACCTGGTGTGTGGAATGCACTTAAACAAACTGATTTAGATCCTAACGACGCAAGTAAGGTTTTGTTAATTTATGGATATAGTGACACTGATGGCAACTACGTTACTGATAGAACTAGGGATAAAGAAGCTAATGGTGGTAGTGCTGGCACACAATGGAATAGAGAACATGTGTACCCTAAATCATTAGGAAGTCCTAATTTAGGAACTTCTGGACCAGGAGCAGATGCTCATCATTTAAGAGCTGCTGATATTTCTTTCAATTCACAAAGAAGCAGCAAAAAATTTGCAGATGGTTCTGGTAATGCTGGTAATGTTTCAGGTGGTTGGTATCCTGGTGATGAATGGAAAGGCGATGTTGCCCGTATGATGATGTATATGTATTTACGCTACGGAAACCAATGTTTACCTACTGGTGTTGGTACAGGATCAACTATGGCTTCGGACTCTAACATGCTTACTTTATTTATTCAATGGAATGTAGACGATCCAGTATCTGACTTTGAAAAACAACGTAATCCTATTTTAGAAGGAATTCAAGGAAATCGTAATCCGTTTATCGATAATCCTGCATTTGCTACAGAAATCTGGGGAGGACCTCAAGCTGAAGATTTATTTGGAGGTGGTAGCGGATCAGATACACAAGCTCCTACTGCTCCATCTAACTTAGCAGCTTCAAATATTACAGAAACTAAAGTTGATTTAACTTGGTCTGCATCTACTGATAATGTTGGTGTATCAGGGTACGATGTGTACAATGGAGCTACGAAAATTGCTACCGTTACAACAACTTCGTATAGCGTTACAGGTTTAACAGCAGCAACTAATTATACTTTTTCTGTAAAAGCTAAAGATGCTGCAGGTAATCAATCTACTTCTAGTAATTCTGTTTCTGTTACAACTAACACAAGTTCAGGTGGAGGAAATGGAACAGCTACGGATTTATTAATTTCTGAGTATGTAGAAGGTTCTTCAAATAATAAAGCTATTGAAATTGCTAATTTCACTGGAGCCAGTGTAAACTTATCAGGGTATTCATTAAAGAAAGCTGCCAATGGTGGTGGATGGACCAATACATTAACTTTAAGTGGTCAACTAACAAATGGTGATGTTTATGTTATAGCTAATAGCAGTGCTTCTAGTACGATATTAAATAAAGCTGACAGAACAGATACTGGTGTAATTTCTTTTAACGGAAACGATGCTGTTGGTTTATTCAAAGGAAGTACTCTTATCGATTTAATTGGAGATCCTAATAGCTCTTCAACTTTTGCACAAGACAAAACAATGCAAAGAAAATCTTCTGTTACATCTCCTAACAGTGCATATACAACTTCTGAATGGGATATTTTAACGAAAGATACATTTAGCGGCTTGGGAAACCACAACATTGATGGTGGAACTTCTACACCAGACACAACTGCTCCATCTGCGCCAACTAATGTTGCTGCTTCAAATATTACACAAACTTCTGTTAATTTAAGCTGGACTGCTTCAACTGATAATATTGATGTTACAGGATATGACATATATCAAGGAAGTTCAAAAATAGCCACTGTTACTACTACAAGTTATTCTGTAAGTGGATTAACAGCCTCTACAAGCTATACTTTTTCTGTAAAAGCCAAAGATGCTGCAAACAATATTTCTTCTTCAAGTAATATGGTAAACGTAACAACTCTAGCAAACACAATTTCTTATTGTAGTACTAAAGGAAATAATGTAAATTATGAATGGATTGATAATGTTGTTATTGGTGGAATTTCAAACGCTACTAGTGCCAACGGTGGGTATGCTGACTTTACTTCTTTAACTGGAAACTTACCTTACGGAAGTAATACTATTGTAGTAAGCGCTGGATTTGCTAGTTCTTCATACACAGAATACTGGAAAGTTTGGATTGATTTTAATAAAAATGGAACTTTTGAATCTTCTGAAGAAGTTGTTAGTGGTTCTTCATCTAGCTCTGGTAATTTATCTTATAATTTTTCGGTACCTGCCTCTGCTTTAGCAGGTACTACAAGAATGCGTGTATCAATGAAATGGAATGCAGCTCCATCAGCTTGTGAGACTTTTTCTTATGGTGAAGTTGAAGATTATACTGTTAACATAGGTAGTAGCTCTAAAGGTTTAGGATACAACAACATCACTATCGATGGAAAGTTGGGCAATGAAGCTTCCATTTTTGATGCTAGTGTTTCACCAAACCCTAGTGTAGACTTCATAAAAATTAATTTAGCTGATGACAGAGATGCTACTTTTAAAATAACAAATTTAGCAGGACAACAAGTTTTAGCAGGAAAAGTTACTCATAAAAGTCTTGATGTTTCAAGTCTACATAACGGAATTTATATTCTTGAAGTAAACGATAGTCAAAAATCATTTACAAAAAAAATCATCAAGAAATAG
- a CDS encoding NUDIX hydrolase, producing MTFSDFINQIERLQQKQLGGLTSQFKLAPKLRTRFSEELILSKNPRKAAVLALFYPDNDNQTRFLLTERASYNGAHSSQISFPGGKFDKEDSNLQTTALRETYEEVGVHYKSIEIIRQTSDAYIPPSNFLVAPFIGVSEKTPHFTPNEEVAEIIEVLLADLLDDSNLTSVEMETSYMKNIEVPCFKLNDYIVWGATAMMLSEIKDLFK from the coding sequence ATGACTTTTTCTGATTTTATCAATCAAATAGAAAGATTGCAGCAAAAGCAACTAGGTGGTTTAACTTCTCAATTTAAGTTAGCTCCAAAATTAAGAACACGGTTTTCAGAAGAATTAATACTAAGCAAAAATCCAAGAAAAGCAGCTGTTTTAGCGTTATTTTACCCTGACAATGATAACCAAACACGCTTTTTACTTACTGAAAGAGCGAGTTATAATGGAGCGCATTCATCTCAAATTAGCTTTCCTGGTGGGAAATTTGACAAAGAGGATAGTAACCTACAAACAACTGCTTTACGGGAAACTTATGAAGAAGTTGGTGTACACTATAAATCTATTGAAATAATACGACAAACTTCAGACGCATATATTCCTCCTAGTAACTTTTTAGTAGCTCCATTTATAGGTGTTTCAGAAAAAACACCTCATTTCACTCCAAACGAAGAAGTTGCAGAAATTATTGAAGTTTTATTAGCTGATTTATTAGACGATTCAAACTTGACTTCAGTAGAAATGGAAACCTCATACATGAAAAATATTGAGGTACCATGCTTTAAATTAAACGATTACATTGTATGGGGTGCAACTGCCATGATGCTTTCAGAAATTAAAGATTTATTTAAATAG
- a CDS encoding lysophospholipid acyltransferase family protein, with translation MPLFKRNPFGHILFIKRFLIQVLGVISHGRYRKFNDLQIEGMDVLRSLPDQKVLFISNHQTYFADVAAMFHVFNAALKGRDDNIRNVGYLWKPKLNIYYVAAGETMRSGLLPKIFAYVGSVSVERTWRSAGKDVNRQVKMSDISNIGKALDDGWVITFPQGTTTPFKPIRRGTAHIIKTYKPIVVPIVIDGFRRSFDKKGLMIKKRNVLQSMVIKEPLEIDYENEDVASIVEKIEYAIEQHPSFLKVLTPKQLQEQEEFIEKRRFWGADKPKEKEKKD, from the coding sequence ATGCCTTTATTTAAAAGGAATCCTTTTGGACATATATTGTTCATTAAAAGATTTTTAATACAAGTTCTCGGAGTTATTTCTCACGGACGTTACCGTAAGTTTAATGACCTGCAAATAGAGGGAATGGATGTTTTAAGAAGTCTCCCCGACCAAAAAGTACTATTTATCTCCAATCACCAAACGTATTTTGCCGATGTAGCAGCCATGTTTCACGTATTTAATGCCGCTTTAAAAGGTAGAGATGACAATATTAGAAACGTAGGGTATTTATGGAAACCTAAACTAAATATTTATTATGTTGCTGCAGGTGAAACCATGCGTTCTGGTTTGCTTCCTAAAATTTTTGCTTATGTAGGTTCTGTCTCTGTTGAAAGAACTTGGAGAAGCGCAGGAAAAGATGTAAACAGACAAGTAAAAATGTCTGACATTTCTAATATAGGTAAAGCATTAGATGATGGCTGGGTAATTACCTTTCCACAAGGTACAACTACCCCTTTTAAGCCTATTCGTCGTGGTACAGCCCATATCATTAAAACCTACAAGCCTATTGTAGTTCCTATAGTAATTGACGGATTTAGACGTTCTTTTGACAAAAAAGGATTGATGATAAAAAAACGTAACGTGCTACAATCTATGGTTATTAAAGAACCTTTAGAAATTGATTACGAAAATGAAGATGTGGCTAGCATTGTTGAAAAAATTGAGTATGCAATAGAGCAACACCCATCTTTTTTAAAGGTGTTAACACCAAAACAACTTCAGGAACAAGAAGAGTTTATTGAAAAGAGACGTTTTTGGGGAGCTGATAAACCTAAAGAAAAAGAAAAGAAAGATTAA
- a CDS encoding M42 family metallopeptidase has protein sequence MADKSILNEKSIDFLEKYLNNAAPTGYEWEGQKIWMDYLKPYVDEFITDTYGSAVGIINPDAKYKVVIEGHADEISWYVNYISDDGLIYVIRNGGSDHQIAPSKIVNIHTKNGIVKGVFGWPAIHTRNKAKEEAPKPDNIFIDCGCSTKEEVEKLGVHVGCVITYPDEFHILNENKFVCRALDNRMGGFMIAEVARLLHENKKKLPFGLYITNSVQEEIGLRGAEMITETIKPNVAIVTDVTHDTTTPMIDKKKEGHLELGKGPVVAYAPAVQQKLRDLIIDTAEANKIPFQRSALSRATGTDTDAFAYSNGGVASALISLPLRYMHTTVEMVHREDVENVIKMIYESLLKIEDGEDFSYFK, from the coding sequence ATGGCTGATAAATCTATTTTAAATGAAAAGTCTATTGACTTTTTAGAAAAATACTTGAATAATGCTGCTCCTACAGGATACGAGTGGGAAGGGCAAAAAATATGGATGGACTATTTAAAACCTTATGTTGACGAGTTTATTACTGACACTTATGGTTCTGCTGTAGGAATTATAAACCCTGATGCTAAATATAAAGTAGTTATTGAAGGACATGCTGATGAAATTTCTTGGTATGTAAACTATATTTCTGATGACGGATTAATTTATGTAATCCGTAACGGAGGTAGCGACCACCAAATTGCTCCTAGTAAAATTGTAAACATTCACACTAAAAACGGAATTGTAAAAGGTGTTTTCGGATGGCCAGCAATTCATACACGTAATAAAGCGAAAGAAGAAGCTCCAAAACCAGACAATATTTTTATTGATTGTGGTTGCAGCACTAAAGAAGAAGTTGAAAAATTAGGTGTGCATGTTGGTTGTGTTATTACCTACCCAGATGAGTTTCACATTCTAAACGAGAACAAATTTGTATGTCGTGCTTTAGATAACCGTATGGGAGGTTTTATGATTGCTGAAGTAGCACGTTTACTACACGAAAATAAGAAAAAATTACCTTTCGGTTTATATATTACAAACTCTGTTCAAGAAGAAATTGGTTTGCGTGGTGCGGAAATGATTACCGAAACCATTAAGCCTAACGTAGCTATTGTTACTGATGTAACACATGACACTACCACACCAATGATTGATAAGAAAAAAGAAGGTCATTTAGAGTTAGGTAAAGGTCCTGTAGTAGCTTATGCTCCTGCGGTACAACAAAAATTACGAGATTTAATTATTGATACTGCCGAAGCTAACAAAATTCCTTTCCAACGCTCTGCCCTATCAAGAGCTACAGGAACTGACACTGATGCATTTGCATACAGCAATGGTGGAGTTGCTTCTGCTTTAATCTCTTTACCATTACGTTACATGCACACTACCGTTGAAATGGTACACCGTGAAGATGTTGAAAATGTAATTAAAATGATTTACGAAAGTTTATTAAAAATTGAAGACGGAGAAGATTTCTCTTACTTTAAATAA
- a CDS encoding NUDIX hydrolase produces MDELIDIVDENGNYTGKTCLKSEAHKHGYFHPTIHVWLYTSNKQILLQKRALTKKVFPGLWDISVAGHIAAGENIKIAAVREVKEEIGFDILPENLHKIGTRKHMVNHSNGIIDNEFHHVFIAELTVSVQELKLQEEEVADLKLFSLETILHTKNYENLLLPQYQDYYSFVHKHILNILT; encoded by the coding sequence ATGGATGAACTTATAGATATTGTCGATGAAAATGGAAACTATACAGGAAAAACTTGTTTAAAATCTGAGGCTCATAAACATGGTTACTTTCACCCTACTATCCATGTTTGGTTGTACACTTCTAATAAACAAATACTTCTTCAAAAAAGAGCACTGACTAAAAAAGTATTTCCTGGTTTATGGGATATTTCGGTTGCAGGTCACATAGCTGCCGGTGAAAACATTAAAATTGCTGCTGTTAGAGAGGTTAAAGAAGAAATAGGTTTTGATATTCTTCCTGAAAACTTACATAAAATAGGTACTCGAAAACACATGGTAAATCACTCGAATGGAATTATTGATAATGAGTTTCATCATGTATTTATTGCTGAATTAACAGTTTCTGTCCAAGAATTAAAACTTCAAGAAGAGGAAGTAGCAGACTTAAAGCTATTTAGCTTAGAAACAATACTGCATACAAAAAACTACGAAAACTTATTACTTCCTCAATATCAAGACTATTATTCTTTTGTTCACAAACATATTTTAAATATTTTAACTTAA